A window from Schistosoma haematobium chromosome 1, whole genome shotgun sequence encodes these proteins:
- a CDS encoding hypothetical protein (EggNog:ENOG410V4VM~COG:P) has product MFSGIIFAILLVIILLILIFLRKRIRVAIAILNEASKAVSTMTSVLFWPILPFILELIVIAQVLFVAISLRTISDPVGTKIMNDDPTVTPGFGDKARNDIREIFQLIPCDPLQNNSAGKACRFLYYGDRKYTIYLQFFNLFMFFWLINFVKSLTQMTLAGTFAEYYFSSHNQKSSSKCPLITSLFRSTFYHTGSLAFGSFLIALLQWLRVTLEYINAKLKKANNPVTDFLLKCLSCCFWLLEKFLRFLNRNAFIMIAIYGQSFCSASRSALSLLARNVVRYMYMNIVYKIFI; this is encoded by the exons ATGTTTTCAG GAATTATTTTTGCTATTCTACTGGTGATCATACTtctaatattaatatttttacGCAAGCGTATTCGTGTGGCTATTGCAATATTAAACGAAGCAAGCAA AGCAGTTTCAACTATGACATCTGTATTGTTTTGGCCAATACTACCGTTCATTCTTGAATTGATTGTTATTGCTCAAGTTTTATTTGTGGCTATTTCATTGCGAACAATATCTGATCCTGTTGGGACTAAAATTATGAATGACGATCCTACCGTAACTCCGGGATTTGGAGATAAGGCTAGAAATGATATAAGAGAAATTTTTCAACTTATCCCATGTGATCCTTTA CAAAACAATTCAGCTGGCAAAGCTTGTCGTTTTCTGTACTATGGAGACCGGAA ATATACTATCTACCTACAATTTTTCAATTTGTTCATGTTTTTTTGGTTAATCAATTTTGTCAAATCCTTAACACAAATGACTTTAGCAGGAACATTTGCTGAATACTACTTTTCGTCTCATAATCAAAAATCTTCGTCAAAATGTCCATTAATAACAAGTCTATTTCGATCAACCTTTTATCATACTGGTTCATTAGCATTTGGATCGTTTCTAATTGCTTTATTACAATGGCTACGTGTTACACTTGAATATATCAATGCAAAATTGAAGAAAGCTAATAATCCTGTTACAGATTTTCTCTTGAAATGTTTAAGTTGTTGTTTTTGGCTACTTGAGAAATTTCTAAGATTTCTTAATAGAAATGCTTTTATTATG ATTGCTATCTATGGTCAAAGTTTTTGTTCAGCCTCTCGTTCAGCATTGTCTTTACTTGCGCGCAATGTAGTCAGGTACATGTATATGAACATAGtatataaaatttttatttag